The Oryzias latipes chromosome 1, ASM223467v1 genome contains a region encoding:
- the htt gene encoding huntingtin isoform X6, with translation MATMEKLMKAFESLKSFQQQQGPPTAEELVQKQKKEQATTKKDRVTHCLTICENIIAQSLRTSPEFQKLLGIAMEMFLLCSDDSESDVRMVADECLNKIIKALMDSNLPRLQLELYKEIKKNGASRSLRAALWRFAELAHLIRPQKCRPYLVNLLPCLTRITKRQEETVQETLAAATPKIMAALGNFANDGEVKLLLKSFVANLKSSSPTIRRTAASSAVSVCQHSRRTSYFYTWLLNVLLGLLVPVDEEHPSHLILGTLLTLRYMMPLLQQQVNTTSLKGSFGVMRKEADVQPTPEQMLQVYELTLHYTQHWDHNVVTAALELLQQTFRTPPPELLHLLITAGSIPHATVFRQDNESRARSGSILELIAGGGSSCSPLLLRKQRGKVLSGEEDGLEDEAEKSEVPAAAFTDGSSVSQVDIITEQPRSSQHALQPADSVDLSASSEQGGGGGTSASGTPESPNENEEEMLSRSSSGGANAAPETAEYTSSEIAVPEGEEGGAMLATHDRSLPPSDSSQTTTEGPDSAVTPSDVAELSRSLLPRVSEPPPPSPTSTEGPDATDSDSSVYTASSSSSSFSFTSSSSYATSSSSTSDKVLDGSDSQYSGMQIGTLQDEEEEGTASSSLEEPSELFMPSALALSKPHLFDGRGHNRQGSDCSVDRFLPKDEPAESEPDVRVKPSRIKGPIGHYTDQGAEPLVHCVRLLAASFLLAGEKHDLIPDKEVRVSVKALALSCVGAAAALHPEAFFNSLYLEPLDGVPLQDQQYISDVLDFIAHGDPQIRGGTAILCGAILQAALTKTRYNISTWLASVQRATGNPLSLADLVPLIQKTLKDESSVTCKMACAAVRHCIMTLCSSTLSELGLQLVIDLLSLRDSSYWLVRTELLETLAELDFRLISFLERKSDALHKGTHHYTGRLQLQDRVLNDVVICLLGDDDPRVRHVAASVVSRVVPRLFFDCDQGQVDPVVAIARDQSSVYLQLLMHETQPPSQFTVSPITRTYRGYNLSNAVSDVTLENNLSRVVTAVSHAFSSSTSRALTFGCCEALSLLASNFPVSTWSAGWHCGFVSSSSTFSSHPGLSRSRGRALSFSQSSNTPSAAATSPDVERRTLTVGMANMVLSLLSSAWFPLDLSAHQDTLLLSGNLIAAVAPKCLRNPWAGEEEGSGGSAAAGPNKMEEPWAALSERTLVNMVEQLFSHLLKVLNICAHVLDDTPPGPAVKAALPSLSNTPSLSPIRRKGKEKEATEPNAGPLSPKKSTEVNTGRPPEGTGSTVVNKSTTLGSFYHLPPYLKLYDVLKATHANYKVTLDLHNHEKFGSFLRATLDVLSQLLELATLHDIGKCVEEILGYLKSCFSREPTMATVCVQQLLKTLFGTNLASQHEGILSGPSRSQGKALRLGSSSLRPGLYHYCFMAPYTHFTQALADASLRNMVQAEQEQDASGWFDVMQKASNQLRSHIVNATRHRGDKNAIHNHIRLFEPLVIKALKQYTTSTSVVLQRQVLDLLAQLVQLRVNYCLLDSDQVFIGFVLKQFEYIEVGQFRDSEAIIPNIFFFLVLLSYERYHSKQIIGIPKIIQLCDGIMASGRKAVTHAIPALQPIVHDLFILRGSNKADAGKELETQKEVVVSMLLRLIQHHQVLEMFILVLQQCHKENEDKWKRLSRQIADVILPMIAKQQMHLDSPEALGVLNTLFESVAPSSLRPVDMLLKSMFTIPASMASVATVQLWVSGILAVLRVLISQSTEDIVLSRVHELSLSPHFLSCRTIRRLQQQGAAQCELPAAETLSNQEANGDAQKAPPEETFARFLLQLVGVLLDDISSRRVKVEITEQQHTFYCQQLGTLLMCLIHVFKSGMFRRITAAASRLLKAESGGGLTGSEANLFYPLEGLNSKVQCLITTHPPLVLLWCQVLLIINYTNYSWWAEVHQTQRRHSLSSTKLLSSHSSGEGEEESCESRLAVVNREIVRSGALILFCDYVCQNLHDSEHLTWLIVNHVRDLIALSHEPPVQDFISAVHRNSAASGLFIQAIQSRCDNLTAPTTLKKTLQCLEGIHLSQSGSLLMLYVDKLLDTPFRVLARMVDTLACRRVEMLLAETLQNSIAQLPVEELDRIQEYLQTSGLAQRHQRFYSLLDRFRATVANSRSPTPPVTSHPLDGNPPPSPEQVVADKYLSCVQEWYVALVKSQCGLRGDVSLSETTELLTKLPSAELLNTMSRKDFNLGLLCPSVSVGVQRLARGQGPLLLETTLQVTLDQLAEVTGSLPVPHQSFLPPPEPQPYWEQLADLYDKPGFYSRVLALCRALSQYLLKVGQLPSSLQIPSDKEHLITTFTCTATEVVAWRLLHDQLPLSVDLQWALSCLCLSLQQPCVWNKLSTPEYTTQTCSLVYCLRLIIVAVAVSPGDRLLHAEKRQAGDKDADADDVHSGRAKNPCEWRACEIMAELVEGLQSVLCLGHPKNSAFPAFVTPMLRNIIISLSRLPLVNSYTRVPPLVWKLGWSPQPGGEFGTTLPEIPVDFLHEKDVFREFLYRINTLGWSSRTQFEETWATLLGVLVTQPITMDQEETQQEEDLERTQLNVLAVQAITSLVLSAMTLPTAGNPAVSCPEQQPRNKSLKALETRFGRKLAVIRGEVEREIQALVSKRDNVHTHHPYHAWDPVPSLSVASAGTLISHDKLLLQINTERDMGNMDYKLGQVSIHSVWLGNNITPLREEEWGEDEEDEADTPAPTSPPLSPINSRKHRAGVDIHSCSQFLLELYSQWLIPGSSGHRRTPTILISEVVRSLLAVSDLFTERNQFDMMFSTLMELHRLHPPEDEILNQYLVPAICKAAAVLGMDKAIAEPVCRLLETTLRSTHLPSRMGALHGVLYVLECDLLDDTAKQLIPTVSEYLLSNLRAIAHCVNLHNQQHVLVMCAVAFYMMENYPLDVGPEFVAAVIQLCGVMVSASEDCTPSIIYHCVLRGLERLLLSEQLSRMDGEALVKLSVDRVNASSPHRAMAALGLMLTCMYTGKEKASPASRPAHPDPQAPDSESIIVAMERVSVLFDRIRKGFPSEARVVSRILPQFLDDFFPPQDIMNKVIGEFLSNQQPYPQFMATVVYRVFQTLHATGQSSMVRDWVLLSLSNFTQRTPVAMAMWSLSCFFVSASTSQWISALLPHVISRMGSIEVVDVNLFCVVAMDFYRHQIDEELDRRAFQSVFETVAAPGSPYHRLLSCLQSIHQDTSL, from the exons CGACGTCCGGATGGTGGCTGACGAGTGCCTGAACAAAATCATTAAA GCGCTGATGGACTCTAATTTACCCAGACTGCAGCTGGAGTTGtacaaagaaattaaaaag AACGGTGCCTCTCGGAGTCTGAGGGCGGCTTTGTGGAGGTTTGCTGAGCTGGCCCACCTCATCAGGCCGCAGAAGTGCAG GCCGTACCTGGTGAACCTGCTGCCGTGCCTCACCCGCATCACCAAGCGGCAGGAGGAAACCGTGCAGGAGACCCTGGCTGCAGCAACGCCCAAAATCATGGCCGCGCTAGGAAACTTTGCGAATGACGGCGAGGTCAAG cTCCTGCTAAAGTCGTTTGTTGCCAACCTGAAATCCAGCTCCCCCACCATCAGACGGACGGCGGCCAGCTCCGCCGTCAGCGTATGCCAACACTCCAGACGCACCAGCTACTTCTATACCTGGCTTCTGAATGTGCTGCTAG GTCTGCTGGTTCCAGTAGACGAGGAGCATCCCAGTCATCTGATTCTGGGGACGTTATTGACTCTACGCTACATGATGCCTCTGCTACAGCAGCAGGTCAACACTACCAGCCTCAAAGGAAGCTTTGGGGTCATGAGGAAGGAGGCAGATGTTCAGCCGACACCTGAGCAGATgctacag GTGTACGAGCTGACCCTACACTACACGCAGCACTGGGATCACAACGTGGTCACGGCGGCTCTggagctcctgcagcagacGTTCAGGACGCCGCCGCCAGAGCTCCTCCACCTGCTCATCACAGCGGGCAGCATTCCTCACGCCACCGTGTTTCGCCAAGACAACGAGAGCCGCGCCCGTTCTGGCAGCATCCTGGAGCTCATTG CAGGAGGTGGGTCTTCCTGCAGTCCACTCCTCCTCAGGAAACAGAGAG GAAAAGTGCTCTCTGGGGAGGAGGATGGATTAGAGGACGAGGCGGAGAAGAGTGAGGTTCCTGCTGCAGCCTTCACAG ACGGCTCCTCTGTCTCCCAAGTGGACATCATCACGGAGCAGCCCCGCTCCTCCCAGCACGCCCTACAGCCCGCCGACTCGGTGGACCTCAGCGCCTCCTCGGAGCAGGGGGGCGGAGGTGGGACGTCCGCGTCTGGCACGCCCGAGTCGCCCAACGAAAACGAGGAGGAAATGCTGAGTCGGAGCTCCAGCGGCGGGGCTAACGCCGCCCCGGAAACAGCAGAGTACACCTCCTCAGAAATCGCCGTGCCAGAAGGAGAAGAAGGCGGAGCGATGCTCGCCACTCATGACCGCTCGCTTCCACCCAGCGACTCTTCTCAGACGACCACGGAGGGACCGGACTCTGCTGTGACGCCTTCAGACGTGGCTGAGCTG TCACGCTCTCTATTGCCGCGGGTCTCTGAGCCTCCCCCACCCTCGCCAACTTCCACCGAGGGCCCCGATGCCACAGACAGCGACTCCTCTGTCTACACCgcttcctcttcatcatcttctttctctttcacctcctcttcctcctatgCCACGTCCTCCTCTAGCACTAGTGACAAG GTCCTTGATGGCAGTGACAGTCAGTACTCTGGGATGCAGATCGGAACACTGcaggatgaagaagaggaaggaaCGGCGTCATCCTCGCTGGAGGAACCCTCAGAACTGTTCATGCCGTCAGCTCTTG CTCTCAGCAAACCTCACCTCTTTGATGGCCGAGGTCACAACCGACAGGGCTCCGACTGCAGCGTGGACCGTTTCCTCCCCAAAGATGAGCCTGCCGAGTCAGAACCTGACGTTAGGGTCAAG CCGTCACGAATAAAGGGCCCAATTGGACACTACACAGACCAGGGGGCGGAGCCACTCGTGCACTGTGTTCGACTGCTTGCTGCCTCCTTCCTGCTGGCAGGGGAGAAACACG ATTTGATTCCTGACAAAGAGGTGCGCGTCAGTGTGAAGGCCTTGGCGTTGAGCTGCGTCGGAGCTGCAGCCGCTCTGCATCCTGAAGCGTTCTTCAACTCCCTCTACCTGGAGCCGCTGGACGGCGTTCCCCTGCAAG ACCAACAGTACATCAGTGACGTTCTGGACTTCATTGCCCATGGGGACCCTCAGATCAGGGGGGGCACGGCCATCCTCTGCGGAGCCATTTTGCAGGCCGCCCTTACCAAAACCCGCTACAACATAAGCACTTGGCTGGCCAGTGTGCAAAGGGCAACAG GTAACCCTCTGTCCCTGGCGGACTTGGTGCCTCTAATCCAGAAAACTCTAAAGGACGAATCTTCGGTCACCTGTAAGATGGCTTGCGCAGCAGTGAGG CACTGCATCATGACTCTGTGCAGCAGCACCCTGAGTGAGCTCGGCCTGCAGCTCGTCATAGACCTCTTGTCTTTGAGGGATTCTTCCTATTGGCTCGTTCGCACAGAACTCCTGGAGACTTTAGCAGAATTGGACTTCAg atTGATAAGTTTCTTGGAGAGAAAAAGCGACGCTCTACACAAAGGAACCCATCACTACACGGGG AGACTGCAGCTCCAAGACAGAGTCCTGAACGACGTGGTCATATGTCTGTTGGGAGACGATGATCCGAGAGTGCGGCACGTGGCTGCGTCTGTCGTTAGCAG AGTGGTTCCACGGTTGTTCTTTGACTGTGACCAAGGCCAGGTCGACCCTGTGGTGGCAATCGCCAGGGACCAGAGTTCAGTCTACCTTCAGCTACTCATGCACGAGACCCAGCCTCCTTCCCAGTTCACCGTTAGCCCAATCACCAG GACCTACCGAGGTTACAACCTGTCCAACGCCGTGTCTGATGTCACGCTGGAGAACAACCTGTCAAGAGTTGTCACCGCCGTCTCTCACGCCTTCTCGTCCTCTACATCCAGAGCTCTAACT TTTGGCTGCTGTGAGGCTCTGAGCCTCCTGGCGTCAAACTTTCCGGTCTCCACGTGGAGCGCAGGCTGGCACTGTGGCTTCGTTAGCTCCAGCAGCACCTTTTCTTCCCATCCTGGGCTCAGCCGCAGCAGAGGAAGGGCCCTCAG TTTTTCACAGTCCAGCAACACTCCGTCCGCTGCAGCGACTTCCCCAGACGTGGAGCGGAGGACCCTGACTGTGGGGATGGCCAACATGGTGCTCTCCTTATTGTCTTCAGCCTGGTTTCCACTGGATCTTTCTGCACATCAAGACACACTTTTACTCTCGGGGAACCTGATAGCCG CCGTGGCTCCTAAATGTCTGCGCAACCCCTGGGCTGGAGAAGAGGAGGGCAGCGGTGGAAGCGCCGCTGCTGGCCCAAATAAAATGGAGGAGCCCTGGGCGGCGCTGTCGGAACGCACCCTGGTCAACATGGTGGAGCAGCTGTTCTCACATCTGCTGAAGGTCCTCAACATCTGTGCCCATGTGCTGGACGATACACCTCCAGGACCGGCAGTTAAG GCGGCTCTTCCATCCCTGAGCAACACTCCTTCTCTCAGTCCCATCCGTAGGAAAGGGAAGGAAAAGGAGGCTACTGAACCCAACGCTGGTCCCTTGAGTCCCAAAAAAAGCACTGAGGTCAACACAG GCAGACCCCCAGAAGGCACGGGGTCAACAGTGGTCAACAAATCCACCACTCTTGGAAGTTTCTACCACCTGCCCCCTTATCTCAAGCTCTACGATGTCCTAAAGGCCACGCACGCCAACTACAAA GTGACGTTGGATCTCCACAACCATGAGAAGTTTGGCAGTTTTCTTCGCGCCACCTTAGATGTTCTGTCTCAGCTGCTGGAGCTTGCGACTCTGCATGACATCGGGAAG TGTGTCGAGGAAATTCTGGGCTACCTAAAGTCCTGCTTCTCCAGGGAACCCACCATGGCTACTGTTTGTGTGCAGCAG TTGTTGAAGACCCTGTTTGGGACCAACCTGGCGTCTCAACATGAAGGCATTCTGAGTGGACCCAGCCGCTCTCAAGGCAAAGCTCTCCGTCTCGGCTCCTCCAGCCTGCGACCAGGCCTTTATCACTACTGCTTCATGGCTCCGTACACGCACTTCACCCAGGCTCTGGCTGACGCCAGTCTCCGGAACATGGTGCAGGCTGAGCAGGAGCAGGATGCGTCCGG ATGGTTTGATGTCATGCAGAAAGCGTCCAATCAGCTGAGGTCCCACATTGTAAATGCCACGCGACACAGAGGAGACAAG AATGCCATTCACAACCACATTCGACTGTTTGAGCCGCTGGTGATCAAAGCCCTGAAGCAGTACACCACCAGCACCTCTGTGGTCCTGCAGAGACAGGTGCTGGACCTGCTGGCCCAGCTGGTGCAGCTACGAGTCAACTACTGTTTGCTGGACTCGGATCAG GTGTTCATAGGTTTTGTTCTGAAGCAGTTCGAGTACATTGAAGTGGGACAGTTCAG AGATTCTGAGGCCATCAttcccaacatttttttcttcctggtgCTGCTGTCCTATGAGCGATACCACTCCAAGCAGATCATTGGCATCCCTAAGATCATCCAGCTGTGCGACGGCATCATGGCAAGTGGCAGGAAGGCCGTCACACATG CCATCCCGGCCTTGCAGCCCATAGTTCACGACCTGTTCATCCTGCGGGGTTCCAACAAAGCAGACGCAGGCAAAGAGCTGGAAACACAGAAGGAAGTGGTGGTCTCCATGCTGCTGCGACTCATACAGCACCATCAG GTGTTGGAGATGTTCATCCTGGTGCTGCAGCAGTGTCACAAAGAAAATGAGGATAAGTGGAAGAGGCTGTCCCGGCAGATCGCTGACGTCATACTGCCCATGATTGCCAAACAGCAG ATGCATTTGGACTCCCCCGAAGCGTTGGGAGTGTTGAACACACTGTTTGAGAGCGTGGCCCCCTCCTCCCTCAGACCTGTGGACATGCTGCTCAAGAGCATGTTCACCATCCCAGCCAGCATG GCCTCGGTCGCCACAGTCCAGCTGTGGGTGTCTGGCATCCTGGCTGTGCTCAGGGTGCTGATCTCTCAGTCCACCGAGGACATTGTTCTGTCCCGCGTCCACGAACTGTCCCTCTCCCCTCACTTCCTGTCCTGCCGCACCATCCGCCGCCTGCAACAGCAGGGCGCCGCCCAGTGCGAGCTTCCTGCTGCTGAAACGCTTTCCAACCAAGAAGCTAATGGAGACGCACAGAAAGCTCCACCGGAGGAGACGTTTGCTCG GTTCCTCCTTCAGCTGGTCGGCGTTTTACTCGACGACATTTCCAGCAGGCGGGTGAAGGTGGAAATCACGGAGCAGCAGCACACCTTCTACTGCCAGCAGCTGGGCACGCTGCTCATGTGTCTCATACATGTCTTCAAGAGTG GCATGTTTCGCAGGATCACGGCAGCAGCCAGCCGTCTCCTGAAGGCCGAGAGCGGAGGAGGTCTGACCGGTTCCGAAGCAAACCTCTTCTACCCCTTAGAGGGGCTGAACAGCAAGGTCCAGTGCCTCATAACCACCCATCCTCCGCTGGTTCTGCTGTGGTGCCAGGTCCTCCTCATTATCAACTACACCAACTACAGCTGGTGGGCGGAGGTTCATCAAACACAGAG acgccACAGCCTCTCCTCCACCAAGCTACTGAGCTCCCACTCCTCTGGAGAGGGCGAAGAGGAAAGCTGCGAGTCGCGGTTAGCCGTGGTGAACAGAGAGATCGTACGCAGTGGAGCCTTAATCCTCTTCTGTGACTACGTG TGCCAGAACCTTCATGACTCGGAGCATCTGACTTGGCTGATTGTCAATCACGTGCGTGACCTCATCGCCCTCTCCCATGAGCCTCCAGTTCAGGATTTCATCAGCGCTGTCCACCGCAACTCAGCCGCCAGCGGCCTCTTCATCCAGGCCATCCAGTCCCGCTGTGACAACCTCACTGCT CCCACCACGTTGAAGAAGACTCTGCAGTGTTTGGAGGGGATCCACCTCAGTCAGTCTGGATCTCTGCTGATGCTGTACGTGGACAAACTGCTGGATACACCTTTCAGGGTTCTGGCTCGCATGGTGGACACACTGGCGTGTCGCAGAGTGGAGATGCTGCTGGCTGAGACTCTCCAG AACAGTATAGCCCAGCTACCTGTGGAGGAACTGGACAGGATCCAGGAATACCTCCAGACCAGTGGACTGGCTCAAAG GCATCAGAGGTTCTACTCCCTGCTGGACAGGTTCAGAGCAACCGTTGCCAACAGCAGGAGCCCCACCCCTCCAGTGACATCACACCCATTGGATGGAAATCCACCCCCTTCCCCTGAGCAGGTTGTCGCTGATAAG TATTTGTCTTGCGTTCAGGAATGGTACGTGGCTCTGGTGAAGTCCCAGTGTGGTCTTCGTGGAGATGTTTCCCTGTCCGAGACGACAGAGCTCCTCACTAAACTACCTTCTGCCGAGCTGTTAAACACCATGAGCCGCAAG GATTTCAACCTCGGCCTGTTGTGTCCATCCGTGAGCGTGGGGGTTCAGAGGTTGGCACGAGGCCAGGGCCCACTTTTGTTGGAGACGACCTTGCAGGTCACACTAGATCAGCTGGCAGAGGTCACCGGGTCACTTCCTGTTCCACACCAGTCCTTCCTGCCTCCACCTGAACCCCAGCCTTACTGGGAGCAGCTGGCTGATCTGTACG ACAAACCAGGTTTCTACTCCAGGGTTTTGGCGCTGTGCAGAGCGCTGTCCCAGTATTTACTGAAAGTGGGCCAGCTGCCTTCATCACTGCAAATTCCTTCTGACAaggagcacctcatcaccaccttCACCTGCACTGCCACAGAG GTTGTGGCGTGGCGCCTGCTCCACGACCAGCTGCCCCTGAGTGTGGACCTGCAGTGGGCCCTGTCCTGTCTGTGTCTGTCCCTGCAGCAGCCCTGTGTCTGGAACAAGCTCTCCACCCCGGAGTACACCACCCAAACCTGCTCCCTCGTCTACTGCCTACGCCTCATTATTGTTGCAG TGGCCGTGAGTCCAGGTGACCGCCTGCTGCATGCAGAGAAAAGACAGGCGGGGGACAAAGACGCTGATGCAGATGATGTGCATTCGGGGCGTGCCAAAA acCCGTGTGAGTGGCGGGCATGTGAGATAATGGCGGAGCTGGTGGAAGGCCTGCAGAGCGTCCTCTGCCTGGGTCACCCCAAGAACTCTGCGTTCCCTGCTTTTGTTACCCCGATGTTGCGCAACATCATCATCAGTCTGTCCCGGCTGCCGCTGGTCAACAGCTACACCCGAGTGCCTCCGCTG GTTTGGAAACTGGGCTGGTCCCCCCAGCCAGGAGGAGAGTTTGGCACCACGCTGCCAGAGATCCCCGTGGACTTCCTGCATGAGAAGGACGTCTTCAGAGAGTTTCTGTACCGCATCAACACTCTGG GCTGGAGCAGCAGGACGCAGTTTGAGGAGACCTGGGCCACGCTGCTGGGGGTGCTGGTCACCCAACCCATAACGATGGACCAGGAGGAGACGCAACAGGAG GAGGACCTGGAGCGCACTCAGCTCAATGTGTTGGCGGTGCAGGCCATCACCAGCCTGGTGCTGAGCGCCATGACCCTGCCCACGGCTGGCAACCCGGCTGTCAGCTGTCCGGAACAGCAGCCGCGCAACAAAAGCCTCAAAGCCCTGGAGACGCG GTTTGGGAGGAAGCTGGCTGTCATACGGGGGGAGGTGGAGAGGGAGATTCAGGCTCTGGTGTCAAAGAGGGACAACGTTCACACGCACCACCCGTACCACGCCTGGGACCCCGTCCCCTCCCTGTCGGTGGCGTCTGCAG GAACGCTCATCAGCCACGACAAGCTGCTGCTTCAGATCAACACCGAGAGAGACATGGGCAACATGGACTACAAACTGGGGCAG GTCTCCATCCATTCAGTCTGGTTGGGAAATAACATCACTCCACTCAGGGAGGAGGAGTGGggggaggatgaagaggatgaagcCGACACCCCTGCACCCACCTCGCCACCGTTATCTCCTATAAACTCCAG GAAACACCGGGCTGGAGTGGACATCCACTCGTGTTCCCAGTTCCTCCTGGAGCTCTACAGTCAGTGGCTGATCCCCGGCTCCTCGGGTCACAGGAGGACCCCCACCATCCTCATCAGTGAAGTGGTTCGATCG CTGCTGGCAGTGTCGGACCTGTTCACGGAGCGGAACCAGTTTGACATGATGTTCTCGACGCTGATGGAGCTGCACAGGCTTCACCCACCAGAGGACGAGATCCTGAACCAGTACCTGGTGCCTGCCATCTGTaaagctgctgctgtgctgggCATG GACAAAGCGATCGCTGAGCCTGTTTGCCGCCTGCTGGAGACCACCCTGCGCAGCACCCACCTGCCCAGCCGCATGGGGGCCCTGCACGGCGTGCTGTACGTGCTGGAGTGCGACCTGCTGGACGACACCGCCAAGCAGCTCATACCTACAGTGTCGGAGTATCTTCTGTCGAACCTCAGGGCCATTGCTCA TTGTGTGAACTTGCACAACCAGCAGCATGTGTTGGTGATGTGTGCAGTGGCCTTCTACATGATGGAGAACTACCCGTTGGACGTCGGACCAGAGTTTGTGGCTGCAGTTATCCAG TTGTGTGGGGTCATGGTGTCGGCCAGCGAAGACTGCACGCCCTCCATCATCTACCACTGCGTGCTGCGCGGGCTAGAGCGCCTCCTGCTGTCGGAGCAGTTGTCCCGCATGGACGGAGAGGCGCTGGTGAAGCTCAGCGTGGACCGCGTCAACGCGTCGTCGCCGCACAGAGCCATGGCCGCCCTGGGCCTCATGCTCACCTGCATGTACACCG GCAAGGAGAAAGCCAGCCCCGCCAGCAGGCCTGCCCACCCCGACCCGCAGGCCCCAGACAGCGAGTCCATCATCGTGGCCATGGAGCGGGTCTCCGTGCTCTTCGACAG GATCAGGAAGGGTTTTCCCAGTGAGGCCCGGGTGGTGTCCAGGATTCTGCCCCAGTTTCTGGACGATTTCTTCCCTCCACAGGACATCATGAACAAGGTCATCGGAGAGTTCCTGTCCAACCAGCAGCCTTACCCACAATTCATGGCCACCGTGGTCTACAGG GTGTTCCAGACGCTCCACGCCACGGGCCAGTCGTCCATGGTGCGAGACTGGGTGCTGCTGTCTCTGTCCAACTTCACCCAGAGGACCCCGGTGGCCATGGCCATGTGGAGCCTGTCCTGCTTCTTCGTCTCAGCCTCCACCTCGCAGTGGATCTCTGCTCT CCTGCCGCACGTGATCAGTCGAATGGGCTCCATCGAGGTGGTGGACGTCAACCTGTTCTGCGTGGTGGCCATGGATTTCTACCGGCACCAGATCGACGAGGAGCTGGACCGCAGGGCGTTCCAGTCCGTCTTCGAGACCGTGGCGGCGCCCGGCAGCCCCTACCACCGGCTGCTCAGCTGTCTGCAGTCCATCCACCAGGACACGTCGCTGTAA